In Falco naumanni isolate bFalNau1 chromosome 5, bFalNau1.pat, whole genome shotgun sequence, the following are encoded in one genomic region:
- the LOC121088806 gene encoding histone H1.10-like, with protein MSETAPVPAPDVAAAAPAPAKPAAAKKPKKAAGGSKARKPAGPSVTELITKAVSASKERKGLSLAALKKALAAGGYDVEKSNSRIKLGLKSLVNKGTLVQTKGTGASGSFRLNKKPGEVKEKAPKKRAAAAKPKKPAAKKPASAAKKPKKAVTAKKSPKKAKKPAAAAAKKAAKSPKKATKAAKPKKAAAAAKSPAKAKAVKPKAAKPKAAKPKAAKAKKATPKKK; from the coding sequence ATGTCTGAGACCGCTCCCGTTCCCGCGCCCGATGTGGCTGCCGCCGCTCCGGCTCCGGCCAAGCCTGCCGCTGCCAAGAAGCCGAAGAAGGCGGCGGGCGGCTCCAAGGCCCGCAAGCCCGCGGGCCCCAGCGTCACCGAGCTGATCACCAAGGCCGTGTCCGCCTCCAAGGAGCGCAAGGGGCTCTCCCTCGCCGCGCTCAAGAAGGCGCTGGCCGCCGGCGGCTACGATGTGGAGAAGAGCAACAGCCGCATCAAGCTGGGGCTCAAGAGCCTCGTCAACAAGGGCACCCTGGTGCAGACCAAGGGCACCGGCGCCTCCGGCTCTTTCCGCCTCAACAAGAAGCCTGGCgaagtgaaggaaaaagccCCCAAGAAGCGGGCAGCCGCGGCCAAGCCTAAGAAGCCGGCTGCCAAGAAGCCCGCCAGCGCCGCTAAGAAGCCCAAGAAGGCGGTGACAGCAAAAAAGAGCCCCAAGAAAGCCAAGAAGCCGGCAGCTGCCGCGGCCAAGAAAGCGGCCAAGAGCCCTAAGAAGGCGACTAAGGCTGCTAAGCCGAAAaaggcggcggcagcagcgaAGAGCCCGGCCAAAGCGAAGGCGGTGAAGCCCAAAGCAGCCAAGCCCAAGGCGGCCAAGCCGAAAGCGGCTAAGGCGAAGAAGGCGaccccaaagaaaaaataa